The following nucleotide sequence is from Mesobacillus jeotgali.
AATAAAACATTATGAGCCACAAAATACGCATCCTCAAGCATATCAGAGATCTGTGGAGCGATTTCCTCAAATAATGGAGCATCCTTCACCATTGAATCCGAAATTCCCGTCAACTCCTCAATGAAAGCAGGAATAGCCTGCAATGGATTGACAAGTGAGGAAAATCGGCCAGTAATCTTCCCATCCTCAATGATCACGGCTCCAAATTGTATAATACGGTCACCCTTTTTGGGGGAATTTCCCGTTGTTTCTAAATCTACAACCACAAATTTTTGGCTCATTCTTCAATACACCTCTAACATTCAGTCAAACAAAACCGTATCACAAAAAATACGAAAGTGAAAGTGAGACAATGCCTTTAACGCTGTTCTGACACTCTACAATAATGTATTTTTTTCATCCGGACATTAATTTCATGTAACATTTTTTATCCAGATATTTCATTTCATATTCCATTGGCCTTCATTGAGACGCTTTCCATCATTCGGACATTCCACTTTCATGCTCCAATGGCCATTAGTGGGATATAGCACTTTCCATCTTTAAATCCCTATGTAAAACAGGCCTATTCATATTATGACCATTATAAATGCAATTGGGGTATTCTTTTAACCATTCCAGGGCAAATATCCAGTCAACCGTCTGTATGTAATTCTATCTCATATTTTTACCGGAAGATCCTTATCCAAGTCCTTTACCAGCATGGCAAAGGGAATACAGAGTAATGGTATGAAAAAACTCCCGATGGTACGGGAGTTTTCTTGTTTTATAGGAATACCGTTTTCTCAGGTTCAGCGTGAAGCATTTCTACTATACGGTTATTCTCATCCATCAACGCTACTTTTGGCTGATGTGACGGAACCTTTTCTTCCGCAACAAGCGCGTAGGAAATGATGATCACAACATCACCTTCATGAACCAGACGTGCTGCTGCTCCATTCAGGCACACAACGCCGCTCCCTCTTTCCCCAGGAATAATGTAAGTTTCAAAGCGAGCGCCATTATTATTATTGACAATTTGAACCTTTTCATTGGCAACCATACCGACTGCATCCAGAATATCGCTGTCGATGGTGATGCTGCCTACATAGTTCAAATTTGCTTCAGTTACTCTTGCTCGATGTATTTTAGCATTCATCATGGTGCGGAACATGGAATATAATCCCCCTATTTAAATTATTCTACTTCTATAATGATATTATCAATCAATCTGGCTTTAGAGAACTTCACTGCAAGGGCAATGATGACTTTTCCCTTCAAAGCCTCCAACTCCTGCAGCTCAGGATAGGAATAAATTTCAATATAATCTACTGTACCTGTCGTATGTTCATTTAAATGATTTTTTATCAATTCAACAAGTTCTTCAGCATTTCTTTCACCATTGTCAATGGCGAGTCTGGCCATGTTGAGGCTTCTGCTGAGTTCAACAGCCTGAATTCTTTCCTCATCGCTTAAATAGACATTTCTTGAGCTTTTTGCAAGGCCATCCTCTTCAAGAACTGTTTCAACCGGAATCAATTCGATCGGAAAATTAAAATCCTTGATCAGGCCATCGACCACTGCGACCTGCTGTGCATCCTTCAGACCAAAATAGGCCCTCGTTGGCTGAATGATATTGAACAGCTTGATAAGAACTGTTGCTACCCCGTCAAAATGGCCTGGCCTTGATTTTCCGCAAAGTACATCTGTCCGTTCAACGACAGAAACCTTGATTGAAGACTTACCTGGATACATTTCTTCTGCAGAAGGGTAGAAAATAAAATCCACGCCCTCAGATTCCGCGATTTTATGGTCGCGTTCAAAATCCCTTGGGTAGGCGTCCAAATCCTCTGTCGGACCGAACTGGAGAGGATTAACGAAAATGCTCAGGACCACAACGTCATTTTCTGGCCGGGCGTTCTTCATCAAAGATATATGGCCTTCATGCAGGAAACCCATGGTTGGTACATAACCGATGGTTTTCCCTTCAGATTTAAGTTTTTGCATCTGCTCCTGCATCTCGGTGATTGTTCTTATGATTTTCATTCTTTTCCCCCGTACAATGCCTGCAATTCTTCTTCCTTCATAGTAAAACTATGTTTGTCTTCAGGAAATGCCTTATGCCTGACTTCAGTAACAAAGGCACTGAGCCCTGATGAGATTAATTCATTTACATTCGTATATTGTTTCACGAATTTCGGGACTCGGTCCACTCCATAAGTGATAATATCATGGTATACAAGAACCTGTCCGTCAACCTCTGCTCCAGCCCCGATGCCAATCGTCGGGATTGTAAGGGCCTGGCTGACTTGTTCAGCAAGCTGCTTAGGAACGCATTCCAGAACAACTGCAAACGCACCTGCCTCTTCGCATTTTTTTGCGTCAGCAATTAATTTCTTTGCTGCATCCGCGCTCTTCCCCTGCACTTTATATCCGCCAAGTACACCTACTGATTGCGGAGTGAGGCCAAGATGAGCTACCACAGGTACTCCTGCCTTGGTCAGTGCGTTTATATGGTCAATGACCTCATCGGCACCTTCTAATTTAACAGCGTTTGCCCCAGTTTCCTGCATGATTCTCGCACCGTTTATAAGCGTGTCTTTGATTGACAGATGATAGCTCATAAATGGCAAATCGACAACAATGAACGTGTTTCCCGCTCCTCGCCTGACAGCCTTCGAATGGTGGATCATATCATCCATTGTGACCGGTATAGTTGAGTCATAGCCCAGCACGACCATTCCAAGGGAATCGCCTACGAGAATCATATCTGCTTCAGCCTGTTCAGCATGCTTTGCTGAAGGATAATCATAGGCCGTCACCATGACGATCTTGTTGCCTGTTTGCTTCATTTTTAAGAAATCAGTTGTTTGTTTCATTTTTCTTTCCTCCCTTTTTCTGAAGAGGAGATAAAACAATCCATCAACCCCAGACACTAAAAAAGGACCCATCTATGCCAGAAGGACCCTTTGAAGCCTGTACTTGTTTCATCCCTCTGTCCCAGTCCGCTACCGGATCCAGGCAGAACTATTTTTTTATAAAAAAAGTCAACAAGGTGCAGTTCTCACGATACCGCCCAGATTGATTATAGCAAATGACCGCTTTTTTGGCTACACAACGATTTTAACCTTCGATCTGGATATCAGCCGAGTAAATATTATGAACCTCCCCTGCTGAATCCTCGATCAATAGAACTCCATCCTCAGTGATACCAATAGCTTTTCCCTTGATTTCCCCGGTAAGTGTTCTTGCAGTGATCTGTTTACCAATGCTGATCGCGTAACTCTCCCACATCAGCTTTATTGGAAAAAAGCCCTTCTTCAGATAAAGCAAATACAACTTCTCCAGTTTTTCAAGAATCGACCTGATCAATCTTTCCCTGTCTATGATTTTGCCAGATTCAATGGCAAGCGACGAAGCAATTGATCGGATATCTTCAGGAAAATCTTCTATACCTGTATTTACATTGAGGCCGATTCCGATAATGATAGAATTGATCCGATCGGATTCCGCCTGCAGCTCGGTAAGGATCCCGGTTATTTTCTTGCCATTGATGAGAATGTCATTCGGCCATTTAATTTCGGGCAGTAAGCCTGTTACTTCCTCTATGGCCTGCACCACTCCTACCGCCGTTATCAATGTCAGCTGCGGTGCTTTCGGGATAGGAATTTTCGGTCTAAGGATGAGACTCATCCATATCCCTGAATATTTGGGAGAATGCCATTTACGGTCCATTCTGCCTCTGCCTGCAGTTTGCTCTTCGGCAATCACGACAGTTCCCTCTTCGGCTTGATCATAAGCCAGCTTATACGCTATTTTCTGAGTCGATTCCACACTGTCATGGTAATGCAGATTCCGGCCTAAGAATTCAGTATTTAAACCAAGGTTTATTTTGTCTGCAGACATATTGTCAGGGATAGAGATGATCTTGTATCCTTTCCTTCGAACCGCTTCAAACTGAAAACCTTCCTTGCGAAGTTCCTCGATGTGCTTCCAGACCGCTGTGCGTGTACAGCCAGCAATATCAGCGAGATGTTGTCCGGATAGGTATTCAGTTTCGTTTTTCGTAAATGCATCTATTAATTTTTTTCTGATTTCAGATTGAACGCGTTCAGCCATTCCTTTATTTTCTCCTTCTCATTTGGCACGACACCATAGATTACAGAACGTTCGATTTCTTCAAGAATGTCTCGCAGCCACGGACCTGGGTGTTTATCCAGCCATGCCATGACATCATTTCCCGTTACATCCAATTCCTTACGTTGCTTGATCGGAAGCCGCTCATACAAATCCCTGATTTCATTATCTCTGCCACTAATGTTATGGAGGGACGCATACACTATTTCAGCACTAATCGCATCTTCCAGACCTGCTTTATAAACCAATTCCAGACTCCAGTCATTTTCAAGGCGATGCAATAATAAGGAATGAATTTTGTTGATTCTTTTAATTTTATTTACCGGGAGCTTCCATTCTCTCAGGAAATTATCTACTTCCTTGTCCTTTAATCCTAATTCAAATACTAACAGGACCCAGGACTCCGTCAGTCGTAAGTTTTTACTTAAACGGCTCGAAAAGCGTCTTACTTCATCACTATGATTTTTCAATCCTGGCAAAAATTGAATCATGCCGCTATTTGCCAGCAATTGAACCGCTTCACTCCTGCCTTTCCCCACAAGCAATTTCTCGAACTCAACAGTTTTCCGTTCGACCGCAATGTTCTCCAGCAGATGACAGTGGGCTGCAAGCGACTCTATAGTATGCTTTTCAATCGAAAAAGATAATTGTGATTGGAATCTAACAGCCCTCAGCATTCTTAATGCATCTTCACCGAAACGTTCATCAGGATTGCCTACAGTCACAATCACCTTTTTGTTTATCGCTTCCTTGCCCGCAAAAGGATCGATTATGGTCCCTTCCTTGTCCATCGCAATTGCATTCATCGTGAAATCGCGACGCTGTAAATCCTCCTTTAAAGACCGGATAAAAGAGACCTTATCAGGCCTTCGGAAATCAGAGTAATTTTGTTCGGTTCGGAATGTCGTGATTTCATAATGGCCGCCTTTATGATGGACAAGAATCGTTCCATGTTCGATTCCCACGTCATTGGTTTTAGGAAAAATCTGTTTTAATTCCTCAGGTAATGCTGAGGTAGCAATATCAACATCGGATATTTCGCGGCCCAGTATATGATCTCTTACAGAACCGCCGACAAAATACGCTTCAAAGCCAGCATTCTCGATTAACTGGAGGACAGGTGCAGCCTGTATGAATGGTTCGCCAATCATTGGACATCCTGCCCGACGATATTATAATAGATTCTTTCATATTCAGATACGATTTGTTCTGCGCTGAAGCTCTTTTCTGCCCGTTCAATCGAATTTTCAGCAAACCGCTTGTGGGTTTCCGCACTTGAGAGTATATCGACAGCTTTTTCTGTTATCTCTTTGATATTTCCTAATTCGCAAATGTATCCGGTCCTTCCGTCCACGATCACTTCTGGGATCCCTCCTACATTCGTTCCGATACATGGTACGCCACAAGCCATAGCCTCTAAAGCTACCAGTCCGAAACTTTCTTTTTCTGAAAGGAGAAGCATCAAATCACTTAATGAATATAGCTCTTCAACTCTCTCCTGCTTACCAAGAAGCAGTACTTTGTCACGAATCCCCAGCTCACTTGCAAGATTGCAGACAGTCTTCATTTCCGGTCCATCTCCTACAAGCAAAAGCTTGGCCGGCATTTTTTCAGCGATTCCTGCGAATGTTTTAATGACATCTGGAACCCTTTTAACTGGCCGGAAGTTTGATACATGGATGACCACCTTCTCTTCTGGAAGGATTCCATATTCTTTTCTAAGATCTGTGGAATCACTGCGTTTGTTGACTCGAGTGTCGATGAAGTTGTACACACAGTTAATTTCCTTTTCCGGTTTGATCAAATCATATGTTTGCTGGATCAGTGAATTGGACACTGCTGTCACAACATCCGATTTTTCAATACCGAAACGAATGGCATCCGTTAGAGATGGATCATATCCAAGTACAGTAATATCGGTACCGTGAAGCGTAGTGACAATCTTCAGATCACGTCCGCT
It contains:
- the panD gene encoding aspartate 1-decarboxylase → MFRTMMNAKIHRARVTEANLNYVGSITIDSDILDAVGMVANEKVQIVNNNNGARFETYIIPGERGSGVVCLNGAAARLVHEGDVVIIISYALVAEEKVPSHQPKVALMDENNRIVEMLHAEPEKTVFL
- a CDS encoding biotin--[acetyl-CoA-carboxylase] ligase, whose translation is MAERVQSEIRKKLIDAFTKNETEYLSGQHLADIAGCTRTAVWKHIEELRKEGFQFEAVRRKGYKIISIPDNMSADKINLGLNTEFLGRNLHYHDSVESTQKIAYKLAYDQAEEGTVVIAEEQTAGRGRMDRKWHSPKYSGIWMSLILRPKIPIPKAPQLTLITAVGVVQAIEEVTGLLPEIKWPNDILINGKKITGILTELQAESDRINSIIIGIGLNVNTGIEDFPEDIRSIASSLAIESGKIIDRERLIRSILEKLEKLYLLYLKKGFFPIKLMWESYAISIGKQITARTLTGEIKGKAIGITEDGVLLIEDSAGEVHNIYSADIQIEG
- the panB gene encoding 3-methyl-2-oxobutanoate hydroxymethyltransferase; its protein translation is MKQTTDFLKMKQTGNKIVMVTAYDYPSAKHAEQAEADMILVGDSLGMVVLGYDSTIPVTMDDMIHHSKAVRRGAGNTFIVVDLPFMSYHLSIKDTLINGARIMQETGANAVKLEGADEVIDHINALTKAGVPVVAHLGLTPQSVGVLGGYKVQGKSADAAKKLIADAKKCEEAGAFAVVLECVPKQLAEQVSQALTIPTIGIGAGAEVDGQVLVYHDIITYGVDRVPKFVKQYTNVNELISSGLSAFVTEVRHKAFPEDKHSFTMKEEELQALYGGKE
- the panC gene encoding pantoate--beta-alanine ligase translates to MKIIRTITEMQEQMQKLKSEGKTIGYVPTMGFLHEGHISLMKNARPENDVVVLSIFVNPLQFGPTEDLDAYPRDFERDHKIAESEGVDFIFYPSAEEMYPGKSSIKVSVVERTDVLCGKSRPGHFDGVATVLIKLFNIIQPTRAYFGLKDAQQVAVVDGLIKDFNFPIELIPVETVLEEDGLAKSSRNVYLSDEERIQAVELSRSLNMARLAIDNGERNAEELVELIKNHLNEHTTGTVDYIEIYSYPELQELEALKGKVIIALAVKFSKARLIDNIIIEVE
- the bshA gene encoding N-acetyl-alpha-D-glucosaminyl L-malate synthase BshA; translated protein: MKKLKIGITCYPTVGGSGVVATELGKLLAEKGHEIHFISSSLPFRLKKMYRNIYSHEVEVNQYSVFQYPPYDIALASKIAEVAVLENLDVLHVHYAIPHAVCAILARQMSGRDLKIVTTLHGTDITVLGYDPSLTDAIRFGIEKSDVVTAVSNSLIQQTYDLIKPEKEINCVYNFIDTRVNKRSDSTDLRKEYGILPEEKVVIHVSNFRPVKRVPDVIKTFAGIAEKMPAKLLLVGDGPEMKTVCNLASELGIRDKVLLLGKQERVEELYSLSDLMLLLSEKESFGLVALEAMACGVPCIGTNVGGIPEVIVDGRTGYICELGNIKEITEKAVDILSSAETHKRFAENSIERAEKSFSAEQIVSEYERIYYNIVGQDVQ
- a CDS encoding CCA tRNA nucleotidyltransferase, with translation MIGEPFIQAAPVLQLIENAGFEAYFVGGSVRDHILGREISDVDIATSALPEELKQIFPKTNDVGIEHGTILVHHKGGHYEITTFRTEQNYSDFRRPDKVSFIRSLKEDLQRRDFTMNAIAMDKEGTIIDPFAGKEAINKKVIVTVGNPDERFGEDALRMLRAVRFQSQLSFSIEKHTIESLAAHCHLLENIAVERKTVEFEKLLVGKGRSEAVQLLANSGMIQFLPGLKNHSDEVRRFSSRLSKNLRLTESWVLLVFELGLKDKEVDNFLREWKLPVNKIKRINKIHSLLLHRLENDWSLELVYKAGLEDAISAEIVYASLHNISGRDNEIRDLYERLPIKQRKELDVTGNDVMAWLDKHPGPWLRDILEEIERSVIYGVVPNEKEKIKEWLNAFNLKSEKN